The following proteins are encoded in a genomic region of Arachis stenosperma cultivar V10309 chromosome 4, arast.V10309.gnm1.PFL2, whole genome shotgun sequence:
- the LOC130975048 gene encoding uncharacterized protein LOC130975048 → MKQGVLTLGRVRLLLHRGTPCFRGYGRRNGERRRKSVRGCIVSPDLSVLNLYVPYLAYSALVYFHGLGHRKPPSHASPLPSISPGEDAWREEPWVRPEIAERERAAIASAAGFPSSPSWSREDAVTDASSRRERGAFFQEWTQQVQDILNTKKFGDIAFGDKDLKNAIEYYSKLVLTS, encoded by the exons ATGAAGCAAGGAGTGTTGACCCTTGGTCGTGTTCGTCTTTTGCTTCACAGAG GAACTCCTTGCTTCCGTGGATATGGAAGGCGCAATGGAGAGCGTAGGAGAAAGTCTGTTCGCGGGTGCATTGTCAGCCCTGATCTCTCAGTTTTGAACTTG TATGTTCCTTACTTGGCATACAGTGCCCTTGTATACTT CCATGGGTTAGGCCATCGGAAGCCGCCGTCACATGCCTCGCCATTGCCGTCAATTTCGCCGGGAGAAGATGCGTGGAGAGAAGAGCCGTGGGTCAGGCCAGAGATCGCTGAGAGGGAGAGAGCTGCCATCGCGTCTGCTGCAGGCTTTCCATCATCGCCATCATGGAGCCGCGAGGATGCCGTCACCGATGCGAGCTCGCGGAGGGAGAGAGGGG CTTTCTTTCAAGAGTGGACACAACAAGTGCAAGATATATTGAACACAAAAAAGTTTGGGGATATTGCATTTGGAGACAAGGACTTAAAAAATGCAATTGAGTATTATTCTAAG CTAGTTTTGACCTCTTAG